Sequence from the Pseudobacteroides sp. genome:
CGCATGCTGCTCAGCTATTCCCACATCAAAGAACCTGTCATTGAATTTCTTAGAGAACTGTTCAAGTCCGGTACCGTTAGGCATGGCTGCAGTTATGGCGACAATCTTCTCATCATTTTGAGCAAGGTTTATAAGCTCATTTCCGAATATATTAGAATATGAAGGACCTCCGGTTGAAAGCACTTCTCCTGTTTCAATTTCAAATGGTGATATTCCATGATAAAGATGCGGACTTTCTTCTGCAAAGGTATAACCCTTTCCTTTCTGGGTGCACACATGGAGCAAAATAGGACCTTTCATAGTTTTAGCCCGTGACAGTACCTTATTAAGCTCCGCAAGGTCATGGCCATCTATAGGGCCAAAATACTTAAAGCCTAGCTCCTCAAAGAATATGCCCGGCATAATCATGTATTTTACAGATCCCTTAACCCGGCCTAAAGCCTTGGCAGCACTTTTGCCTATAGCAGGGATTTTGCTTAATATGATATCCAAATCCTCTTTTACCTTAAAATAAAAGGGTTCTGTTCTAATTTTACTTAAATACTTTGAAAGTCCTCCTACATTCTTTGATATGGACATCTCATTGTCATTGAGTATAACAATAAGATTATTGGGAGACCTTCCGGCATCATTTAATGCTTCAAATGCCATCCCTCCGGTCAATGCACCATCACCGATAACTGCTATAACCGAATACTTCTCCTTCTTGATGTCCCTGGCCTTTGCTATGCCTAAAGCTGCTGAAATAGAGGTACTGCTGTGTCCTGTATTAAAGCTGTCATGTTCGGATTCATCGACTTTAGGAAAGCCCGATATGCCGTCCAACTGTCTTAATGTGCCAAACTTGTCCTTTCTGCCCGTAATAATCTTATGTACGTATGATTGGTGACCTACGTCCCATATTATTTTGTCATCAGGAGTGTTAAACACACTGTGGAGAGCTAGTGTCAACTCTACAACCCCAAGGTTTGAAGCCAGATGTCCTCCTGTTTTTGACACATTATCTATTAGAAACGCCCTGATTTCTGCGGCAAGTTCTTCAAGCTCATTTATTGAAAGCTTCTTTATGTCATCCGGTGAGCATATATCATTTAAAATACCACCCAAAAACCTTCATCTCTCTTTCGGTTTATCTTTTCTATATAAATTACCATTAAGTAAAAATTATAGCACAAAAGTATTCATCGCTCAATAAATTATCGGCATTATGCTCATTAATGATTAAGAAAACTATTAGGTTTAATTAATCCTTTTTGCAATGTAAAGAGCAATGTCCTTGAGGAATTCAGCCTCTGTACCGAAACAATCAATCGCACCTACAGCTTCATTTGTTACATCTTCCAGAATTTTCTTTGCACCGTCCAAACCATATGCAGTAGTATAGGTAGTTTTGTCATTGGAAACATCACTACCGCTGTTTTTACCTAAAGTAGACAGATCACCTTCAACATCAAGGATATCATCCTTGATCTGGAAAGCCATACCAATTTTTTCTGCAAAGGTTGAAAGGCTTGATATTTGAGAATCGTCAGCTCCGCAAATAATTGCAGATGAAACAACAGGAGCCTTTATCATGGCACCGGTCTTGCATTTATGCATATAAGAAAGGGTTTCCAGCGGAACCTTTTTACCTTCAGACTGGAGATCCACTACCTGTCCACCGATCATTCCTTTAACACCTGATGATTTTGCAATAAACCCCATGGCCTTTACCCTCATAAGCATGTTATGAGTACTTTTTAAGATATCTTCTATCATCACCTCAAAGGCATAATTAAGAAGGGCATCTCCTGCAAGAATTGCCAAACCTTCGCCATATACCTTATGGTTTGTAAGCATTCCCCTTCTGTAATCGTCGTTATCCATGGAAGGAAGATCATCATGAATAAGTGAGTATGTATGAATCATTTCAATGGCACAGGCAAATGAAATTACTTCACTGAAGTCTTTTTTGAAGAGATCGCACACTGCTAATGACAGTACTGGCCTAATTCTTTTTCCCCCAGCCATTAAGCTGTACCTCATAGCTTCATAACACGTTTTTTCCGGTGTATTCATTACTACTAAAACCTTCTCTAGTGCTTCATTTATATAATCAAGATAAAGCTCATACCTTTTATTAAACTCCATTGTCCTGCTCCTCCAAAATTTATTCAACCAAAAAGTCTTTTTCTGTTATTTCGCCCTTTTCATTCTCCAAAAGAATAGTTATCTTCTTTTCCATCTCATCCAGCTTTTTATTACAATGTTTGGTTAACTCTATACCATTCTGAAAAGCTTCAAGGGATTCTTCAAGAGAAAGCTCTCCCCTTTCAAGCATTCTTACTATTGCCTCCAGCTCTAATATGGCTTCTTCATAGCTCTTACCTTCCATACTCCGATTAATCCCCTTCCTCAATAATGACTAGAAAATAACTTCCTATAATCTTGATCAATCCCTTATTTTACAATACAACCCACTGTACCATCTCTTAAGTTTATTTCCAATTCTGTCCCATTGTAAACATCATTTACCGACTGTATTACTTTTCCACTTTCTTTGTCCTTAACAATGCTGTAGCCTCTTGCCATAATTGTAAGTGGACTTAATGCATCAAGCTTTCCAGCTAATACCGCAAATCTGGTTTTATATGTTGAGAAGTTCATTTGTAAGGCTCTTATAAGACTCTTTTGAAGAATATCCAATCTCATTCTTTCCTGATATACCCTGTCAAATGGCTGCTTAAATGCAGCACTTTCAGTAAGACGCAGAAGCCTGCTTTTTTGAACAACAAGATTCTTGTTTAATGAGCTTGCCAACCTGTATATCAGATTATTCAAACCGTTTTTCAGTGCAACCTTTTCAGGAACTACTATTTCTGCAGCAGCTGAAGGTGTAGGGGCCCTCAAATCTGCAACAAAGTCCGATATGGTATAATCTGTTTCGTGCCCAATAGCGGAAACAACAGGTATTTCAGATTTGAATATGCTTCTTGCAACAATTTCCTCGTTAAATGCCCATAATTCCTCTAGAGATCCGCCGCCGCGGGCCAATATTAAAACATCCACACAGCAAAGCTTATTAAACCTGTCAATTGCCCTGGAAATTTGTTTTGCCGCACCTTCCCCCTGGACCGCAACAGGGCATACCTTTATATTAATATTCGGGTATCTTCTGCCTATTATGTTTATTATATCCCGCAGCACTGCACCTGTTGATGATGTAACAACCCCAACAGCCCTCGGCAAAAGCGGCAGCGGCTTTTTATATATGTGATCAAAAAGGCCTTCCCTCTCAAGCTTTTGCTTTAGCTGTTCAAAGGCAAGATGAAGGGCTCCGATTCCATCAGGCTGCATGGACTCAACATAGAGCTGGTACTGCCCATCTCTTTCAAAAACCGAAATATAGCCTCCTATGATTACCCTCATACCATTTTCGGGATTAAATTTCAATTCACTGTTGTAGGTTCTGAACATAACACACTTTATAAGGCTGGTTTCATCCTTTAATGTGAAATACATATGCCCTGAATAGTGGTTCTTATAGTTGGAAATCTCCCCCCTGACCAAAAATCCGGAGAGTAATATGTCTTTAGTTATTATATTTTTTAAATACCTATTAATCTCAGAAACCGTGAGAATCTGACGCATAAAACCTCCATACTGCAAATTAACACACTACCTAAGAATATGGTATGTGTGTTAATATACTTTAAAATATACTATTCATTAGATCCATCTACGGGTACAGGAAATGTCTTGGATACTTTGCCTAGGATACCGTTAACAAATGAGCCTGCATCCTCTGTGCTGTATTTCTTTGCCAATTCTACAGCTTCATTTATGGAAACATTAAAGGGTATATCTTCCCTAAAGCATACTTCGTAAATACTTAGCCTTAATATTGATAAGTCAACCTTTGAAATTCTATTAATTTTCCAGCCCTTAGCATGCTTTTCTATAAGCTCGTCAATCTCCTGAATCTTACTATGGACACCATCTAGGACTTGGTTAACATATACCTTGTCATTATCAGTTAATTTCTCTTCTTCCAAAACGTACTGTATCTGCTGCTCTTTATCATCCCTCTGTATTTCCAACTGGTATAAGAGCTTCATTGCAGTTTCGCGGGCTGCTCTACGTCCCATTAAATATTACCTCCAAACAAGCTTTACGTATGCCAAATTATTAACCTTAAGTAGATAAGCTTTTTATTTAAATTCGTTAAATAGTTTAGCCAAATCATCATCTTATAGTCCCTGGTGGAAAAATCTTGTCCAGGAGCTTTCTCAAATAATCTTTGTCAACACTAATAACCTTACCAATATAATACCCCACTGCCATACAAATTACAATAAAAATAAACTTTAACAACCCAATCATAAGAACAGAAATTGCAATTAAAAGCCCTATTATTGCCCCATTTACTTCACCTTTGTGAGATTTATAAAAACTGTATATTGTGTCCTTATTCATATAGTCAGCCTCCAAGGTTATTCCACCCTATTTTTATTATATCCAACAAATATATTGTCAACTACCACCTTTACCTCAAGTACCCTTATGCCGGATGTGTCTTCTATGGTTTTTTTAACCTTGACCTGTATATCCTCAGAGAGGATGGGTATGTTAACATCAGCCAATACAATAGCTTTTATTATGACAGTAACACCTTCCACGCCTTTATATACATGAGCCTTAGCTTCCTTGATACCGGAAAGCCTTTTTGTGGCAGCAAGTGCAATACTTTCGATAGAATTTAATGAAACCTTAATCTCCCCTATTTCGGTTTTCTTGCTAACAGTTCTTTTATCTGTATCATCGCTTGTGCCTGATAACAACAGTATAACGGTTATTGCAAGGATGGCCAACCCTCCGAAAAACACAACAAACTGGAATATATTATTACCAAGAAGGTTGGAGGATATATATGTTGAAATGCTTTCAAAGGAGTCAGGCATAACTATTAATAGCATAATTGCCATTGTAAAAATAATAATAAATACAAAATACACACCTAATATAGCCCGTTTTAATGTACTGTTCATACTTTTGCCTCCTCTTTTGTTATGGGTATTATGACAATGGTAGTTTTTATATATATTTCATTATAGTTTAAATCTTTAAAAAAATAAACCCTAAATGGGGTTATTATTACATCTGAGTTATTTTGTTTCATTTATGGTGCCATTTTTATTTTCGGTATCAAAATTGACACCCTGTATATGAATATTAACTTCAACTACATTTAACCCTGTCATTGTCTCTACTGTTTTCTTTACTCTTTCTTGTATATCCCATGACACATCAGGTATCCTGCAGCCGTAGTCAATAATTATATATAGATCTATTGCTGCCTGTTTTTCTCCAACTTCAACCTTGACACCCTTCGAGAGGCTCTTTCTTCCTAACATTTCAACAATTTCTCCCGCAATGCCGCCGCTCATCCCCGCAACACCCGGTACTTCCATAGCTGCAATCCCTGCAATTATGGCAACAACCTCATCAGTGACCTTGACTGTACCTAGATCACTTAAAAGCTCATGATTGATTTCCTCCATTAAAAACCCTCCCCGTCCGGAGAATGTAACACTTAAACACTCTTTGTCAGGAGTTAATTATATCATTATATATAAGTATTAGCAATATTAGGAGGATCAATGCCTAAAATATATTTTTTATTCTTATTTTATCTATTTCCAAGTTTGCTTGTCTTGACACAACATCATATATCTGTGCTGTCTGAGCTGATGAAAGGTTTGGTGCTTTGACCACAATGTCTACACTGCCGTCATCTGCAAAGAAAGCTATTGCATCACTAATTCCATTTTTCTTTATCAGATTTTCAATTCTCATTTCTCTATCGGAATTTTCCGCCATCCTGGTTGCTTTCTCTAAAGCTTTATTTCTAACATCTTTTGATGATGCAGGATCTTGCGCTATAGCTTTTAATGTTTCATCACTTTTGCCCCTGCTCACTTCCTTATCAAGCTTTGCCTGTGCAAAAAAGTCATTTGCCTCTTTTGAAGCATCCAAATTTTCACTTGTCTTTCTGTCAGATGTATCACTACCTTTTGTTTTATCCTTATCGTTTAATTTATCTTTGCTCTCATCTTTGTTTTTTACATCCTTGCTGTCTTCTTTTTTATCCTTATTGTTATCTGCTTCTTTATCATCAGCTGAAACAGTATAATCGCTATCGACGTAAACAGCTTCGCCAAGTCTTGAATTATCGTTATTTACCGAGGTACTGCCTTTTTTATAACTGTACTGAAGATATCCTGCAACCACCAACATTAAAACTAAAGATAGTACAACAATTTGTTTTCTTTTAAATACCATCATACTAAATCCCCCTTTTAAATATTTTTAATTAACATATTCATGTCTCATTTATACTTGTCATCTAATTTATATTCATATACGAACAAATTTATAATAAAAAATTATTTAATCATTATTTTTTTCAATCATTACTTAGCATAACCAGCTCCGCTTTCTAGCACCTCAACCCTGTGAACAGGAACATCCAAAAGAACCTGTACTGCTCTTACAAGTCTTTCCTTAACCTCCGGGTCTGAGGCACCATCTGCAATCACCACTACACCTTTGACTTCAGGAAGCAATTCCTTTAAAACTATAGGTTTTTTACTGTTACCCTGGCTTTCTTCATAAGCCAATTTGTCTTCATTGTCGTTTTGCTTTATGCTTCTTACCCCTCCACCTGAATCTTTTTCCTGGGTGTCACTTTCATTCCTCTTTTTGTCATATGCTGGTACGATCTCTTTTCCTGATACATATGTCACCATCACATGCACCTTTCCTGCTCCCTTTACCTTCATTAGCAGCTCTTCAAGCTTCTTTTCATTAAAGTCATTTTCTGATGGCTCTACCTTTGCAGATGCCGCCTGGGTTTTAATAGTGGTCTCATTTAGCGATTCTTTTTTAGTTTCACTCTTTTTGAACAGTGATCCTCCTGCCACTATGGCAATTATTCCTATTATAATAACTATTACTGAGTTTTCTATTATTTTCTTTTTGTTTTTATTTTGAAACAGCTTTTCCAATAATTCTTTAATCCCTATCATACTCTTCTCCCATTCATCCTTTTGTAAATTATCTTTGGGCTTTTGTTCCTTCGCTGCCACATGTTATTATAATGTTTTCTTCTTCCACCCCCAAAAGCTCATTTATTTTCTTTTTCAATTGGGCATTAAGCCTATTGTCTATTTTACTGCCTTCAATATTCTTGCTGTCTACACTCTGGCTTTCCACATTGTTTTCATATTCTGTTTTGCTCTTGCTAATCTGATGGGCATTGCTTATCCAAATCCCACTTCCAGGGCCAACTTGGATTTTTTCTACCTTTGGTATCATCTTTATTTCAGTATTGCTTTCCTCTCGGCTTTTTTTTAAATTGAGACTCATGTATACTCTTTTAATCTCTCCATATTTTTCCGAGCTCGAGTCTTCATCAACTGTCACATCTGCCTTGACAGATTCTATCTCTTCATTTTGTTTTATATAACTCTCCAACTGGGTTATAATTTTTTGTCTATACACCTCAATTATTTGCTTTGATTGATTTTTACTAAGTAATTTACTCTTTTGATCAATATCTATCTTGTTAATGTTTACAGTCTCCGAAAACTCCAGACCTTTTAAGTCTTGTTCCTTTTGGATAAACTTCAAAAAAGGAGTTATAAGGGTGATCATGATAAGAAAACCCGAAATGAGATTTATGTACTTCTTCATTTTGCCTGAAGGAACGAGTATCTCCAATAGAACAATAAATATAACCAAAGTTACTATATTAATAGTCCATCCTCTTAAAAATTCAATCATATACTCCTCCAAAACTCATCTTATTGCTGTTGAAATACTGCTCGATGCAATTATTGCAGTCACTGCTATCAAAAACATAAATGCCACACAAGCTACAACACCCAAAACAAAAGTAAGAGATCCTGCAATATCATTGATACATTTGACAATTCTTTTCTCTGCTATAGGTTCAACCAAAACAGCAGTTATTTTATATAATGAAATTAAAGCAAAGATTTTTATCAATGGCACAAGGCATATCGCTATTATTCCTATCATTACAGCTATACCTGAAGCGTTTTTTATAAGCAGGGTACAGCCTAAGACAGTATCCGCAGCATCTGCAAGGTATTTTCCGGCGACTGGTATAAATGCACCAATTGCAAACTTGGCCGTTTTGCTTGAGACACCATCTACCACAGCACCAACGGATCCCTGTATGCTGATAATTGCTATAAAAACAGTGAGTATTAACCCTAAAATAACAGTCCCTGTTTGCTTTAAAAATGCGGCCAGCTTTGAAATCTGAACCTTATCTGAAACATTGTTTACTAATGATAATATAGTAGAAATTAAAACAAGCGGTATAAAGACATTCTTCATGATTGCTGCAGCAATTTCAACTATCATAACAAGAAGGGGCTGAAATATGCCTCCGGATGTAATATTTCCGCTTGAGACAAGCAATGTAATAAGAATCGGTATTGTTGCCTGCATAAAATCAACCATGTCATCTATTATATCTCTTCCCATAGTTAATACCGAATTTAAGCTAACAATCAATACCGAAACAATAACTATATAGCATATAAAAAAGGCTAACTCCCCGACACTCTCGCTTAAAAATGATGATTGAAGGTTTTTAAGAATAGCACACAAAACTATGAGTACAACTAGCTTTATTAAAATATCAACATTAACGTATATTTCTTTAAAAAAATAACGCAGTATGGCATTTAAAAGGCTTTTAATATTGAGGTCAAATTTGCCTTTTGCCGCATTGCTTATAAATCCTTCAGGATCATATTCCGGAAATAGCTCCCTTATGTCGCTGTTTGAATGCGTTTGCATCTGATCCTCAATAAGGTTGGCTTCCTCCGACTTTGCCTGCTCTTCAATAAGTTTGTCTTCTTCTGTGCCTCCACTCTCCGCATATGAATTAAATGTAAAGAATGATTGCACCATAGATATGCTAATAATGATGATATAAATCAGAATTAATAATTTCCTAAGTTTTTTCGGATAAACGCATAATGTTCTCTTCATAATTAGTCCTCTTTGGTATCTTCCATAATTTTAATATTATATATATATAAATATTTAGCTATGTCCCATTTTATTACAATAATAATAAATTTTATCCCCTTGTATTTTAAAGAGTATCTTAGAAAGATTAATCACTTTTCATATAGCAAGCTGACTATCTGCAGAAGGATTCATATATGAGAACCAGCTTGCTATCATATCAATCATATAATCCCAAAACCCCTTGCGAGGTACTTCATGCTTTGTTTTTACCTGCACCTTTGCGATAATATTTCCATTTAAAGAAAAGCTTATATTTCCAATCCCTACTCCTTGACCAATAGGTGCTTCAAGTGAATCCGGTATATCCTCCACCCGTTTTAGCTTATTTAACTCCTCATCCTTCAAGGGGTACTTAATTTCCTCATTGACCGTTAATGAAACAAACTTCTTTTTTCCTTTAATGACGGATATTTTTTTAAGCTCTTCATCTGCCTTCAATATTGTCTGCTGTTTGTAATTTTTAAAAGAATAATCCAGTATTTTTCTGCTGCTGTCAGCCCTGATAGTCCTTGTTGGACATCCAAGAACAACAGATATCAGCTTCCAACCATCTCTGGTAGCCGAACATACAAGGCACCTTCCTGCCTGACCAGTGTATCCTGTCTTTACTCCATCTGCTCCCGGATAAAAGCCCAGCATTTCATTAGTATTATACAAGCTCCTGCCAGTAATACTTGCTGAAACAGTTTTGCATATCTTAGCAAACTCGGGATTACGCAGTGCATATCTTGTCATTTGAGCAAGCTCGTTAGCTGTGGAATAATGGCCGTCACGATCCAGTCCATGGGGCGTTTTAAAGGAAGTATTTGTAAGATTAAGTTCCTTTGCTTTTTCATTCATCATGCCTACAAATGTTTCTACATCTCCACCAATATGCTCTGCAATTGCTATAGCAGCGTCATTACCCGAGTTGAGCATTAATCCGTACAAAAGCTCCTTTAGTTTCAGCTTTTCTCCCTCTCTTAAATTGATACTTGAGCCTTGAATGCTTGCCGCCCTTTTGCTTATTGTGACAACATCATCAACATTTCCATTTTCTAAAGTCACTATAGCTGTCATTATCTTTGTAGTGCTGGCAATGTATTTCCTTTGATCGGCATTTTTAGAATATAAAATTCGTCCGCTGTTAGCATCCATTACAATAGCTGCATGAGCATTAATTACCGGAACGGTGGCATCAGGGTCCTTCTGCTTGGACACAAATGCATTTATAACCGGCTGTCCTTCATTCAAATCATCTGAATAGGAATAAGCACATATATTTACAATCATTATGAAAATTATCATTACACAAGCTTTGCATTTTAGACCAATCACTCAATCCACCTCAAATTTAAAATATTTATATCAAAATATATGAATTGAATCAGCCTAATATAATAAATTTGCTTAATTATTATTTAGAGAGTATGCTCTATAAAAATAATCAAAAAATAATACTATAATTAAAAACCAAATGTAAGATTATTCACACTTTTAATATATAAAGTTATTAATTATCGAACTTTTGTATCAAATTATTACCATAATACGTTAAGGAATTGTTTTTAATCTCGACCAAAACTTACTACTTATAAT
This genomic interval carries:
- a CDS encoding SpoIIIAH-like family protein, yielding MMVFKRKQIVVLSLVLMLVVAGYLQYSYKKGSTSVNNDNSRLGEAVYVDSDYTVSADDKEADNNKDKKEDSKDVKNKDESKDKLNDKDKTKGSDTSDRKTSENLDASKEANDFFAQAKLDKEVSRGKSDETLKAIAQDPASSKDVRNKALEKATRMAENSDREMRIENLIKKNGISDAIAFFADDGSVDIVVKAPNLSSAQTAQIYDVVSRQANLEIDKIRIKNIF
- the amaP gene encoding alkaline shock response membrane anchor protein AmaP — translated: MNSTLKRAILGVYFVFIIIFTMAIMLLIVMPDSFESISTYISSNLLGNNIFQFVVFFGGLAILAITVILLLSGTSDDTDKRTVSKKTEIGEIKVSLNSIESIALAATKRLSGIKEAKAHVYKGVEGVTVIIKAIVLADVNIPILSEDIQVKVKKTIEDTSGIRVLEVKVVVDNIFVGYNKNRVE
- the nusB gene encoding transcription antitermination factor NusB, which encodes MGRRAARETAMKLLYQLEIQRDDKEQQIQYVLEEEKLTDNDKVYVNQVLDGVHSKIQEIDELIEKHAKGWKINRISKVDLSILRLSIYEVCFREDIPFNVSINEAVELAKKYSTEDAGSFVNGILGKVSKTFPVPVDGSNE
- the xseB gene encoding exodeoxyribonuclease VII small subunit, with the translated sequence MEGKSYEEAILELEAIVRMLERGELSLEESLEAFQNGIELTKHCNKKLDEMEKKITILLENEKGEITEKDFLVE
- a CDS encoding D-alanyl-D-alanine carboxypeptidase family protein, with the protein product MIGLKCKACVMIIFIMIVNICAYSYSDDLNEGQPVINAFVSKQKDPDATVPVINAHAAIVMDANSGRILYSKNADQRKYIASTTKIMTAIVTLENGNVDDVVTISKRAASIQGSSINLREGEKLKLKELLYGLMLNSGNDAAIAIAEHIGGDVETFVGMMNEKAKELNLTNTSFKTPHGLDRDGHYSTANELAQMTRYALRNPEFAKICKTVSASITGRSLYNTNEMLGFYPGADGVKTGYTGQAGRCLVCSATRDGWKLISVVLGCPTRTIRADSSRKILDYSFKNYKQQTILKADEELKKISVIKGKKKFVSLTVNEEIKYPLKDEELNKLKRVEDIPDSLEAPIGQGVGIGNISFSLNGNIIAKVQVKTKHEVPRKGFWDYMIDMIASWFSYMNPSADSQLAI
- a CDS encoding DUF2273 domain-containing protein, whose product is MNKDTIYSFYKSHKGEVNGAIIGLLIAISVLMIGLLKFIFIVICMAVGYYIGKVISVDKDYLRKLLDKIFPPGTIR
- a CDS encoding farnesyl diphosphate synthase, with the translated sequence MEFNKRYELYLDYINEALEKVLVVMNTPEKTCYEAMRYSLMAGGKRIRPVLSLAVCDLFKKDFSEVISFACAIEMIHTYSLIHDDLPSMDNDDYRRGMLTNHKVYGEGLAILAGDALLNYAFEVMIEDILKSTHNMLMRVKAMGFIAKSSGVKGMIGGQVVDLQSEGKKVPLETLSYMHKCKTGAMIKAPVVSSAIICGADDSQISSLSTFAEKIGMAFQIKDDILDVEGDLSTLGKNSGSDVSNDKTTYTTAYGLDGAKKILEDVTNEAVGAIDCFGTEAEFLKDIALYIAKRIN
- the xseA gene encoding exodeoxyribonuclease VII large subunit, which encodes MRQILTVSEINRYLKNIITKDILLSGFLVRGEISNYKNHYSGHMYFTLKDETSLIKCVMFRTYNSELKFNPENGMRVIIGGYISVFERDGQYQLYVESMQPDGIGALHLAFEQLKQKLEREGLFDHIYKKPLPLLPRAVGVVTSSTGAVLRDIINIIGRRYPNINIKVCPVAVQGEGAAKQISRAIDRFNKLCCVDVLILARGGGSLEELWAFNEEIVARSIFKSEIPVVSAIGHETDYTISDFVADLRAPTPSAAAEIVVPEKVALKNGLNNLIYRLASSLNKNLVVQKSRLLRLTESAAFKQPFDRVYQERMRLDILQKSLIRALQMNFSTYKTRFAVLAGKLDALSPLTIMARGYSIVKDKESGKVIQSVNDVYNGTELEINLRDGTVGCIVK
- the spoIIIAF gene encoding stage III sporulation protein AF, encoding MIEFLRGWTINIVTLVIFIVLLEILVPSGKMKKYINLISGFLIMITLITPFLKFIQKEQDLKGLEFSETVNINKIDIDQKSKLLSKNQSKQIIEVYRQKIITQLESYIKQNEEIESVKADVTVDEDSSSEKYGEIKRVYMSLNLKKSREESNTEIKMIPKVEKIQVGPGSGIWISNAHQISKSKTEYENNVESQSVDSKNIEGSKIDNRLNAQLKKKINELLGVEEENIIITCGSEGTKAQR
- a CDS encoding Asp23/Gls24 family envelope stress response protein, producing the protein MEEINHELLSDLGTVKVTDEVVAIIAGIAAMEVPGVAGMSGGIAGEIVEMLGRKSLSKGVKVEVGEKQAAIDLYIIIDYGCRIPDVSWDIQERVKKTVETMTGLNVVEVNIHIQGVNFDTENKNGTINETK
- the dxs gene encoding 1-deoxy-D-xylulose-5-phosphate synthase, translated to MGGILNDICSPDDIKKLSINELEELAAEIRAFLIDNVSKTGGHLASNLGVVELTLALHSVFNTPDDKIIWDVGHQSYVHKIITGRKDKFGTLRQLDGISGFPKVDESEHDSFNTGHSSTSISAALGIAKARDIKKEKYSVIAVIGDGALTGGMAFEALNDAGRSPNNLIVILNDNEMSISKNVGGLSKYLSKIRTEPFYFKVKEDLDIILSKIPAIGKSAAKALGRVKGSVKYMIMPGIFFEELGFKYFGPIDGHDLAELNKVLSRAKTMKGPILLHVCTQKGKGYTFAEESPHLYHGISPFEIETGEVLSTGGPSYSNIFGNELINLAQNDEKIVAITAAMPNGTGLEQFSKKFNDRFFDVGIAEQHAVTFAAGLARNGLKPVFAVYSSFLQRSYDQLLHDVALQNLHVVFGVDRAGIVGDDGETHQGLYDLSFLSHIPNFTVMAPCDYEEMRKMLKFAFCEHNGPVAIRYPRGKGQECLLEGDEVKLGQGLLCKEGNDLTFLSIGTMFETALKVTEELTKLGVSVELINARFVKPLDVKLIVNSVMKTKRMITLEDNTITGGFGSSVLEMINQRGINVKSRLFGFPDQPIIHGSKNELFKKYKLDADSLVGEVLKMFKKK
- a CDS encoding stage III sporulation protein AG, which translates into the protein MIGIKELLEKLFQNKNKKKIIENSVIVIIIGIIAIVAGGSLFKKSETKKESLNETTIKTQAASAKVEPSENDFNEKKLEELLMKVKGAGKVHVMVTYVSGKEIVPAYDKKRNESDTQEKDSGGGVRSIKQNDNEDKLAYEESQGNSKKPIVLKELLPEVKGVVVIADGASDPEVKERLVRAVQVLLDVPVHRVEVLESGAGYAK
- the spoIIIAE gene encoding stage III sporulation protein AE, with the protein product MKRTLCVYPKKLRKLLILIYIIIISISMVQSFFTFNSYAESGGTEEDKLIEEQAKSEEANLIEDQMQTHSNSDIRELFPEYDPEGFISNAAKGKFDLNIKSLLNAILRYFFKEIYVNVDILIKLVVLIVLCAILKNLQSSFLSESVGELAFFICYIVIVSVLIVSLNSVLTMGRDIIDDMVDFMQATIPILITLLVSSGNITSGGIFQPLLVMIVEIAAAIMKNVFIPLVLISTILSLVNNVSDKVQISKLAAFLKQTGTVILGLILTVFIAIISIQGSVGAVVDGVSSKTAKFAIGAFIPVAGKYLADAADTVLGCTLLIKNASGIAVMIGIIAICLVPLIKIFALISLYKITAVLVEPIAEKRIVKCINDIAGSLTFVLGVVACVAFMFLIAVTAIIASSSISTAIR